In a genomic window of Dermochelys coriacea isolate rDerCor1 chromosome 11, rDerCor1.pri.v4, whole genome shotgun sequence:
- the ASB1 gene encoding ankyrin repeat and SOCS box protein 1 isoform X1, with the protein MFQRTPQCFGCFSETTSNDATLPNLLNCSTNLGRTAFCTIIGAGRNLKEWLREQFCDHPLEHCEDMRLHNAAYVGDLETLRSLLQEESFQSRINEKSVWCCGWLPCTPLRIAATAGHGNCVDFLLQKGAEIDLVDVKGQTALYVAVVNGHLECAQILLEAGADPNGSHHHRSTPVYHTSRVGRADILRELIRYGADVDVNHHLPSRLPSPSSRPLTSLVVCPLYISAAYHNLQCFKLLLQAGANPDFNCCGPVNIQGFSRGSPVCVMDAVLRHGCEPAFVNLLIDFGANLNLVKAEALAADSTGRVKVNPEALQVFKEARSCPRSLLSLCRVAVRRILGKYHLHLIHALPVPDPIKQFLLHKQLECNQLHWGQFAVRNE; encoded by the exons ATGTTTCAGAGAACTCCCCAGTGCTTTGGCTGCTTCAGCGAAACCACTTCAAATGATGCGACCCTCCCGAATCTGCTAAATTGCTCTACAAATCTGGGGAGAACAGCATTTTGCACCATCATTGG CGCAGGTCGCAATCTGAAGGAGTGGCTGAGGGAGCAGTTCTGTGACCACCCCCTTGAGCACTGCGAAGACATGAGGCTGCACAACGCTGCCTATGTCGGGGACCTGGAGACACTCCGGAGCTTGCTGCAGGAGGAGAGCTTCCAAAG CCGAATCAACGAGAAGTCCGTGTGGTGCTGCGGCTGGCTGCCCTGCACCCCACTGCGCATCGCTGCCACCGCCGGCCATGGCAACTGCGTGGATTTCCTCCTCCAGAAAGGGGCGGAGATTGACTTGGTGGATGTGAAGGGGCAGACAGCCCTCTACGTTGCCGTGGTGAACGGGCACCTGGAATGTGCCCAAATCCTGCTGGAAGCTGGTGCAGACCCCAACGGGAGCCATCACCATCGCAGCACCCCTGTGTACCACACCTCCCGCGTGGGCAGGGCCGACATCCTGAGAGAGCTGATAAG GTATGGCGCTGACGTGGACGTCAACCATCACTTGCCCTCAcggctccccagcccctcctctcgcCCGCTCACTTCCTTGGTGGTCTGCCCTCTGTACATCAGCGCTGCCTATCACAACCTCCAGTGCTTCAAGCtgctgctccaggctggagccAACCCCGATTTTAACTGCTGCGGCCCCGTCAACATCCAGGGCTTCTCCAGGGGCTCCCCGGTCTGTGTGATGGATGCTGTCTTGAGACACGGCTGCGAGCCAGCCTTTGTCAACCTCTTGATTGACTTTGGAGCCAACTTGAACCTGGTGAAGGCAGAAGCCCTGGCTGCTGATTCAACTGGAAGGGTCAAAGTCAACCCAGAAGCCTTGCAGGTGTTCAAAGAAGCCAGGA gctgccccaggagcttatTGTCTTTGTGCCGTGTGGCCGTGCGGAGGATACTTGGCAAATACCATCTGCATCTGATACATGCTCTTCCAGTCCCAGACCCTATCAAACAATTTTTACTTCACAAACAGCTAGAATGCAATCAGCTGCATTGGGGACAGTTTGCTGTAAGAAATGAGTGA
- the ASB1 gene encoding ankyrin repeat and SOCS box protein 1 isoform X3 yields MVQLAAVSIQRGRNLKEWLREQFCDHPLEHCEDMRLHNAAYVGDLETLRSLLQEESFQSRINEKSVWCCGWLPCTPLRIAATAGHGNCVDFLLQKGAEIDLVDVKGQTALYVAVVNGHLECAQILLEAGADPNGSHHHRSTPVYHTSRVGRADILRELIRYGADVDVNHHLPSRLPSPSSRPLTSLVVCPLYISAAYHNLQCFKLLLQAGANPDFNCCGPVNIQGFSRGSPVCVMDAVLRHGCEPAFVNLLIDFGANLNLVKAEALAADSTGRVKVNPEALQVFKEARSCPRSLLSLCRVAVRRILGKYHLHLIHALPVPDPIKQFLLHKQLECNQLHWGQFAVRNE; encoded by the exons GTCGCAATCTGAAGGAGTGGCTGAGGGAGCAGTTCTGTGACCACCCCCTTGAGCACTGCGAAGACATGAGGCTGCACAACGCTGCCTATGTCGGGGACCTGGAGACACTCCGGAGCTTGCTGCAGGAGGAGAGCTTCCAAAG CCGAATCAACGAGAAGTCCGTGTGGTGCTGCGGCTGGCTGCCCTGCACCCCACTGCGCATCGCTGCCACCGCCGGCCATGGCAACTGCGTGGATTTCCTCCTCCAGAAAGGGGCGGAGATTGACTTGGTGGATGTGAAGGGGCAGACAGCCCTCTACGTTGCCGTGGTGAACGGGCACCTGGAATGTGCCCAAATCCTGCTGGAAGCTGGTGCAGACCCCAACGGGAGCCATCACCATCGCAGCACCCCTGTGTACCACACCTCCCGCGTGGGCAGGGCCGACATCCTGAGAGAGCTGATAAG GTATGGCGCTGACGTGGACGTCAACCATCACTTGCCCTCAcggctccccagcccctcctctcgcCCGCTCACTTCCTTGGTGGTCTGCCCTCTGTACATCAGCGCTGCCTATCACAACCTCCAGTGCTTCAAGCtgctgctccaggctggagccAACCCCGATTTTAACTGCTGCGGCCCCGTCAACATCCAGGGCTTCTCCAGGGGCTCCCCGGTCTGTGTGATGGATGCTGTCTTGAGACACGGCTGCGAGCCAGCCTTTGTCAACCTCTTGATTGACTTTGGAGCCAACTTGAACCTGGTGAAGGCAGAAGCCCTGGCTGCTGATTCAACTGGAAGGGTCAAAGTCAACCCAGAAGCCTTGCAGGTGTTCAAAGAAGCCAGGA gctgccccaggagcttatTGTCTTTGTGCCGTGTGGCCGTGCGGAGGATACTTGGCAAATACCATCTGCATCTGATACATGCTCTTCCAGTCCCAGACCCTATCAAACAATTTTTACTTCACAAACAGCTAGAATGCAATCAGCTGCATTGGGGACAGTTTGCTGTAAGAAATGAGTGA